In the genome of Streptomyces pactum, one region contains:
- a CDS encoding FAD binding domain-containing protein translates to MRAFRYERARDPRAAVAALTATDGARYLGGGTNLVDLMKLGVEHPGLLVDVSGLPHGSVEPTPPGGLLIGAAVRNSDLAADQVVRDRYPVLSQALLSGASPQLRNAATIGGNLLQRTRCLYFQDVAKPCNKRLPGSGCPAREGVHRDLAVLGSSEHCVATHPSDMAVALAALDARVHVLGAAGPRTLAIDELYRLPGDRPDLDTVLEHGDLITHVELPEVPEARRSAYRKVRDRASYSFALVSVAAALQVAEGRVRRVRLAFGGVAHKPWRARIAERRLLGGPAGEPEFVAALDAELARAEPLRDNAFKVPMLRHVAVRVLAGLAAGRPGTAARPNGDGEDR, encoded by the coding sequence GTGAGGGCCTTCCGCTACGAGCGCGCCCGGGACCCGCGGGCGGCCGTCGCCGCGCTCACCGCCACCGACGGGGCCCGCTACCTGGGCGGCGGGACGAACCTGGTCGACCTGATGAAGCTGGGCGTGGAGCACCCGGGGCTGCTGGTGGATGTGAGCGGGCTGCCGCACGGCTCGGTGGAGCCGACCCCGCCCGGCGGGCTGCTGATCGGGGCGGCGGTGCGCAACAGCGACCTGGCGGCCGACCAGGTGGTGCGCGACCGCTACCCGGTGCTCTCCCAGGCGCTGCTGTCCGGCGCCTCCCCCCAGTTGCGGAACGCGGCGACCATCGGCGGCAATCTGCTCCAGCGCACCCGCTGCCTGTACTTCCAGGACGTGGCGAAGCCGTGCAACAAACGCCTCCCGGGTTCGGGGTGCCCGGCCCGGGAGGGGGTGCACCGGGACCTGGCGGTGCTCGGCTCCTCCGAGCACTGCGTGGCCACCCACCCGTCCGACATGGCCGTCGCCCTCGCCGCGCTCGACGCCCGGGTCCATGTGCTGGGAGCGGCGGGCCCGCGGACCCTGGCGATCGACGAGCTGTACCGGCTGCCGGGTGACCGCCCCGACCTGGACACGGTGCTGGAGCACGGGGACCTGATCACCCATGTGGAGCTGCCCGAGGTGCCGGAGGCGCGCCGCTCGGCGTACCGCAAGGTCCGCGACCGGGCGTCCTACTCGTTCGCGCTGGTCTCGGTGGCCGCGGCGCTCCAGGTGGCGGAGGGCCGGGTGCGGCGGGTCCGGCTGGCCTTCGGCGGGGTGGCCCACAAGCCCTGGCGGGCCCGGATCGCCGAGCGGCGGCTGCTGGGCGGGCCGGCCGGGGAGCCGGAGTTCGTCGCGGCGCTCGACGCCGAACTCGCCCGGGCCGAACCGCTGCGCGACAACGCGTTCAAGGTCCCCATGCTGCGTCACGTGGCGGTCCGGGTGCTCGCCGGTCTCGCCGCCGGCCGGCCCGGGACGGCCGCCCGCCCCAACGGGGACGGGGAGGACCGGTGA